A genomic region of Cygnus atratus isolate AKBS03 ecotype Queensland, Australia chromosome 31, CAtr_DNAZoo_HiC_assembly, whole genome shotgun sequence contains the following coding sequences:
- the LOC118261269 gene encoding olfactory receptor 14C36-like, producing MPNVSSVSEFLLLAFADTRELQLLHFGLFLGIYLAALLGNGLILTAVACHHRLHTPMYFFLLNLALLDLGSISTTLPKAMANALWDTRVISYEGCAAQVFLLFFFIGAEYFLLSVMAYDRYVAICKPLHYGSLVGSRACAQMAAAAWGSGFLNAVLHTATTFSLPLCQGNAVDQFFCEIPQILKLSCSDTYLREVGALVFSVSLAFGCFVFIVVSYVQIFRAVLRMPSEEGRHKAFSTCLPHLAVVSLFLCTCIFAYLKPPSISSPSLDVVLSVLYSVVPPAVNPLIYSMRTRELKDALRKFFGYMLQTSICINASSTLISCL from the coding sequence ATGCCCAACGTCAGCTCTGTgagcgagttcctcctgctggcattcgcagacacgcgcgagctgcagctcctgcacttcgggctcttcctgggcatctacctggctgccctcctgggcaacggcctcatcctcaccgccgtagcctgccaccaccgcctccacacccccatgtacttcttcctcctcaacctcgccctcctcgacctgggatccatctccaccactctgcccaaagccatggccaatgccctctgggacaccagggtcATCTCCTATGAaggatgtgctgcacaggtcttcCTCTTATTCTTCTTCATTGGAGCAGAGTACTTCCTTCTCAGTGTCATGGCCTAtgaccgctacgttgccatctgcaagcccctgcactacgggagcctcgtgggcagcagagcttgtgcccagatggcagcagctgcctggggcagtggctttctcaatgctgtgCTGCATACGGccactacattttccctgcccctctgccaaggcaatgctgtggaccagttcttctgtgagatcccccagatcctcaagctctcctgctcagacacctacctcagggaagttggggCACTTGTGTTTAGTGTTTCTTTAGCATTTGGttgttttgtcttcattgtggtgtcctatgtgcagatcttcagggcagtgctgaggatgccctctgaggagggccggcacaaagccttttccacgtgcctccctcacctggccgtggtcTCCCTGTTTCTCTGTACTTGCAtatttgcctacctgaagcccccctccatctcttccccatccctggacgtGGTGTTGTCAGTTCTGTActcggtggtgcctccagcagtgaaccccctcatctacagcatgaggacCAGGGAGCTGAAGGATGCACTGAGGAAATTCTTTGGGTACATGCTTCAAACAAGTATTTGCATAAATGCTTCTTCAACATTAATCTCGTGCCTGTAA